One window of Chloroflexus aggregans DSM 9485 genomic DNA carries:
- a CDS encoding YceI family protein: protein MTWTIDASHSTITFSVRHMMISKVRGRFSRFEGTVNFDEQNPANSSVQVTIDATSIDTRDERRDGHLMSPDFLDVANYPSITFAGKRIELIDETHGRIIGDLTIRGVTREVVLDVEYNGQSKSPWGTTSAGFSASTKINRKDWGLTWNVALETGGVLVGEEVSIEIELEIVKQVPQEVPVTA from the coding sequence ATGACATGGACAATTGACGCTTCACACTCGACGATTACCTTCTCGGTTCGCCACATGATGATTTCAAAGGTGCGTGGCCGCTTTAGCCGGTTTGAAGGCACCGTCAATTTTGATGAACAGAATCCGGCCAACTCGTCGGTGCAGGTAACCATTGATGCCACAAGCATCGACACGCGCGACGAGCGACGCGACGGTCATCTGATGTCACCGGATTTTCTCGACGTTGCCAACTACCCATCGATCACCTTTGCCGGCAAGCGCATTGAACTGATCGATGAGACGCATGGTCGCATCATCGGTGATCTGACGATCCGTGGCGTCACACGCGAAGTCGTCCTCGATGTCGAATACAACGGCCAGTCGAAGTCACCGTGGGGCACGACGAGCGCCGGCTTCAGTGCCAGCACCAAGATCAATCGGAAAGATTGGGGGTTGACGTGGAACGTTGCCCTTGAAACCGGCGGAGTATTGGTCGGCGAAGAGGTATCAATCGAGATTGAGCTGGAGATCGTGAAGCAGGTACCGCAAGAAGTGCCGGTCACCGCCTAA
- a CDS encoding mycoredoxin, which produces MSLQPIIVYGTNWCPDCRRAQRVLDQHGAHYTYINIEHDPAAAEFVIKVNNGNRSVPTIVFPDGTILVEPSNRVLQEKLSQFA; this is translated from the coding sequence ATGTCACTGCAACCGATCATCGTCTATGGTACCAACTGGTGCCCCGACTGCCGCCGTGCCCAGCGCGTCCTCGATCAACACGGAGCGCACTACACCTACATCAATATCGAACACGATCCGGCTGCGGCCGAATTCGTGATTAAGGTCAACAACGGCAACCGCAGTGTGCCGACCATCGTCTTTCCCGACGGCACGATCCTCGTTGAGCCATCGAACCGGGTACTACAAGAGAAGCTGAGCCAATTCGCATAA
- a CDS encoding DUF1338 domain-containing protein — MTTTTTDRIHIFEQVLQGLMHRYRERVPDVTAIAQAMVAEGIIAAPDQIENDHIAFRTMGVPQLGIRSLEKIFLYYGYERRDRYHFPAKKLDAFWYHPPRPDLPRIFISELRVNDLSPEAAAIIRSYTDEVPSDPVDELDLNDAAQVDEFLHRPLWRLPTWSDYQRLAAESEYAAWVIYNRYYLNHFTITVHNLPAGYNTIADFNAFLERHGFKLNDSGGKMKISPDGKLLQSSTVAEMIWAEFAGGEQHLIAGSYVEFAERRPLDEFAHLPPHELRREHRREGFEAGNADKIFESTYSTQTVKRTAEV, encoded by the coding sequence ATGACAACGACAACCACCGACCGTATCCACATCTTTGAGCAAGTACTCCAAGGATTAATGCACCGCTACCGCGAACGTGTGCCCGATGTGACCGCTATTGCCCAAGCGATGGTTGCTGAGGGGATCATTGCTGCGCCCGACCAGATCGAGAACGATCATATTGCGTTTCGCACAATGGGAGTGCCGCAACTTGGTATTCGCTCGCTTGAAAAGATTTTTCTGTACTACGGTTACGAGCGGCGCGATCGCTATCACTTCCCGGCTAAGAAACTCGATGCCTTTTGGTATCATCCACCGCGCCCCGATCTGCCGCGGATCTTCATTTCTGAATTGCGGGTCAATGATCTATCGCCGGAGGCGGCTGCAATTATTCGCAGCTATACTGATGAGGTGCCATCCGATCCGGTTGATGAACTCGATTTGAACGATGCGGCCCAGGTTGATGAGTTCTTACACCGGCCGCTCTGGCGTTTGCCTACGTGGTCTGACTATCAACGGTTAGCCGCCGAGAGTGAGTATGCGGCGTGGGTGATCTACAACCGCTACTACCTGAATCATTTTACGATTACAGTGCATAATCTGCCGGCCGGCTACAATACGATTGCCGATTTTAATGCCTTCCTTGAGCGGCATGGCTTCAAACTTAACGATTCCGGCGGCAAGATGAAAATTAGTCCCGATGGCAAACTTCTCCAGTCGAGTACGGTGGCCGAGATGATCTGGGCCGAGTTTGCCGGTGGCGAGCAGCATCTCATTGCCGGGTCGTATGTTGAGTTTGCCGAACGGCGTCCACTCGACGAGTTTGCCCATCTGCCACCCCATGAGCTGCGGCGCGAACATCGTCGTGAGGGGTTTGAAGCCGGCAACGCCGACAAGATTTTTGAGAGTACCTACAGCACGCAAACGGTGAAACGAACGGCCGAGGTATAA
- a CDS encoding GAF domain-containing sensor histidine kinase: MKSPPRNTIELLVRLRWPFAAIVGLLFALTRLVEGLFFDSAMETATGRAVDPIVWGVLAFAAIWIVLSWAIRQEQERLSTEARMLEALRESNERLELLYEINQRVASSATLDEVLDYAITLPARLVDAVAATIVLTDEQGQPYTARVVGLDATTLERARAAFGLWSTVKSPTDPVMLYPQHPCGWSACLIVPLIERGTQPIGWIEAFLKEGESARREIRQPLLATVASELAEAVINSRRRDRVIASVAAVERAISAERTRIARDLHDGVAQSLAFMRMRIDLWEDWLQQEPERLREEFVTFKANLRRQIEELRRAIFALRPIEIGQLGFGGALRRFITEFADQQDWDVEIDLTDVPPDLPPVLELAAFRFVQEALNNVAKHAQAQRVWVKLGVRDQGLIIHVRDDGVGFNPGVEPPSGHFGLRQMRERAAALDGQVTIISRPGDGTEVRVWLPLIYSTVTVV, translated from the coding sequence ATGAAATCACCTCCGCGTAATACCATCGAATTACTGGTGCGCCTGCGTTGGCCATTTGCCGCGATCGTTGGGCTATTGTTTGCCCTTACTCGGCTGGTCGAGGGGTTGTTCTTCGATTCGGCAATGGAAACGGCAACCGGACGCGCGGTTGATCCAATTGTGTGGGGTGTGCTGGCGTTTGCGGCAATCTGGATCGTCTTGAGTTGGGCGATCCGGCAAGAGCAAGAGCGGCTCTCGACTGAGGCACGCATGCTTGAAGCATTACGCGAGAGTAACGAACGGCTCGAACTCCTGTACGAGATCAATCAACGGGTCGCGTCGAGTGCGACGCTCGATGAGGTGCTCGATTACGCTATCACCTTACCGGCTCGGTTGGTCGATGCCGTCGCTGCTACCATTGTGCTGACCGATGAGCAGGGTCAGCCGTATACGGCACGGGTGGTCGGGCTTGATGCAACGACCCTTGAACGGGCACGGGCGGCCTTCGGGCTGTGGTCAACGGTGAAATCACCGACCGATCCGGTTATGTTGTATCCGCAGCATCCGTGTGGATGGAGCGCCTGTTTGATTGTACCGCTGATCGAACGTGGTACGCAACCCATCGGTTGGATTGAGGCGTTCCTCAAAGAGGGTGAATCGGCTCGGCGAGAGATCCGCCAACCGTTGCTGGCTACTGTTGCCAGTGAACTGGCCGAGGCAGTGATCAATAGCCGGCGGCGCGACCGCGTCATCGCGAGCGTGGCGGCGGTAGAACGGGCAATCAGTGCCGAACGCACTCGTATTGCCCGTGATCTGCACGATGGGGTGGCTCAATCGCTTGCGTTTATGCGGATGCGGATAGATTTGTGGGAAGATTGGCTCCAACAAGAACCGGAACGGTTGCGGGAAGAGTTTGTAACCTTCAAAGCAAATCTCCGTCGCCAGATCGAAGAATTGCGGCGCGCCATTTTTGCGCTGCGCCCAATTGAGATCGGTCAACTGGGATTCGGCGGTGCGCTCCGTCGCTTTATCACCGAGTTTGCCGATCAGCAAGATTGGGATGTAGAGATCGATCTCACCGATGTACCGCCCGATCTGCCGCCGGTGCTTGAATTGGCTGCGTTTCGCTTTGTCCAGGAGGCGCTCAATAATGTCGCAAAACACGCGCAGGCGCAACGGGTATGGGTCAAACTCGGTGTGCGCGATCAGGGGTTGATCATTCACGTCCGTGATGACGGCGTGGGGTTTAATCCAGGAGTTGAGCCACCATCAGGTCATTTTGGGTTACGTCAGATGCGGGAACGGGCAGCAGCACTCGATGGGCAGGTAACGATCATCTCGCGACCCGGTGATGGTACTGAGGTGCGCGTGTGGTTGCCGTTGATCTATTCGACGGTCACGGTGGTTTAA
- a CDS encoding alpha/beta hydrolase, with product MEIDPRARLIEWPSTVLGVSGRMYVYTPPEYRPDGPPLPVVYLLRGHEREWVNRSEDDSRIGTAIDVYERVRLRGEIGPLLLAMPGLASADNRIPGLLTDFVAPQLTDAPGIGTGRFATFFFTEVLPLMEREFGAHPMARAITGFSLGGYMAVKAVALRPDLFVSVSAYDGSFPYASDGGRRARRYDTLLLAEMFDPALGRPRNLERLTDHNPICLLLRADRTALRRITWMIQYGPEHIEPWGSNFYRGEYLLRVLATLGITNAAPVAALPDGAHTWAVADRHLEQALPLHYRAFERVIAGQQ from the coding sequence ATGGAGATCGATCCGCGGGCACGGCTTATCGAATGGCCGAGCACGGTGTTGGGCGTCAGCGGGCGGATGTATGTGTATACTCCACCGGAATATCGACCCGATGGCCCACCGCTTCCGGTCGTCTATTTGCTACGCGGCCACGAGCGAGAGTGGGTGAATCGCAGTGAAGACGATAGCCGGATCGGGACGGCCATTGATGTGTATGAGCGGGTACGGTTGCGTGGCGAGATTGGGCCGTTATTGTTGGCGATGCCGGGTTTGGCCAGCGCCGATAATCGGATCCCCGGCCTGTTGACCGATTTTGTCGCACCGCAGTTGACCGATGCACCTGGCATCGGCACCGGTCGATTTGCTACTTTCTTCTTTACCGAGGTATTGCCGTTGATGGAGCGGGAGTTTGGCGCTCACCCTATGGCACGCGCGATCACCGGTTTTTCACTCGGTGGGTATATGGCAGTCAAGGCGGTGGCGTTGCGGCCTGATCTGTTTGTCAGTGTTAGCGCCTACGATGGCTCGTTTCCTTATGCGAGCGACGGCGGGCGCAGAGCGAGACGGTATGATACGCTTTTGTTGGCGGAGATGTTCGATCCGGCGTTAGGACGTCCACGTAATTTGGAACGTTTGACCGATCATAACCCAATCTGCTTGTTGTTGCGTGCGGATCGTACTGCCCTTCGTCGCATCACGTGGATGATCCAGTACGGCCCAGAGCATATTGAGCCGTGGGGGTCAAACTTCTATCGCGGTGAGTATCTGCTGCGCGTATTGGCGACGTTGGGTATCACTAATGCGGCGCCGGTTGCAGCTCTGCCCGATGGAGCTCATACGTGGGCTGTTGCTGATCGACATCTGGAACAGGCATTGCCGTTGCATTATCGGGCGTTTGAGCGGGTGATAGCAGGGCAGCAATGA
- a CDS encoding acyl-CoA synthetase — protein sequence MTGLYEVGLDKTAANYVPLTPLSFLKRTAMVYPQLPAVIHGQRRYTWAQVYERVRRLASALRAAGVGRHDTVAVVLSNTPEMYECHFGVPGSGAVLNTINVRLDAATIAFILEHGEAKVLITDREFAPVVRAALDRIERSLLVIDVDDPEYTGPGDRLGTVEYEQFIAGGDPAFELIYPADEWEAITLNYTSGTTANPKGVVYHHRGAYLNALSNIVSWGMPHHAVYLWTLPMFHCNGWCFPWTMAANAGTNICLRKVDAGLIWQAIEEHRVTHYCGAPIVHSLIANNAPAHWRAGQGTYKVSGLIAAAPPPVAVLQAMAEIGFEITHVYGLTETYGPAAVCAKQPDWHRLPIEEQARLNGRQGVNYHAEEAVSVLDPVTMQPVPWDGQTMGEVMFRGNIVMKGYLKNPTATEAAFRDGWFHSGDLAVVHPDGYIKITDRAKDIIISGGENISSIEVEDALYKHPAVLLAAVVAAPDPKWGEVPHAFIELRDGMTVTEEELQQHCRKYLAGYKVPKKFTFGPLPKTSTGKIQKYILREQAKSRQAIADV from the coding sequence ATGACCGGGTTGTACGAAGTGGGTTTGGACAAGACAGCAGCCAACTATGTGCCGCTGACACCGTTGTCGTTTCTTAAGCGTACAGCGATGGTGTATCCGCAGTTACCGGCAGTTATCCATGGACAGCGTCGTTATACGTGGGCACAGGTCTACGAGCGGGTACGTCGGTTGGCATCGGCGTTGCGGGCTGCCGGTGTGGGCCGACACGATACGGTTGCTGTTGTGCTGAGCAACACACCGGAGATGTATGAGTGCCATTTTGGGGTACCGGGGTCCGGCGCTGTGCTCAATACGATCAATGTTCGTCTCGATGCGGCGACCATTGCCTTTATCCTTGAGCACGGCGAAGCCAAGGTGTTGATCACCGACCGTGAGTTTGCACCGGTGGTGAGGGCTGCTCTTGACCGGATTGAACGTTCGTTGTTGGTGATCGATGTCGATGATCCAGAGTATACCGGTCCCGGTGACCGGCTTGGTACGGTTGAGTATGAGCAGTTTATTGCCGGTGGTGATCCGGCGTTTGAGTTGATCTATCCCGCCGATGAGTGGGAGGCGATTACGTTGAACTATACCTCGGGTACTACAGCAAACCCGAAGGGAGTCGTGTATCATCATCGCGGTGCGTACCTCAATGCGCTCTCGAATATTGTCTCGTGGGGAATGCCGCATCACGCGGTGTATCTGTGGACATTGCCGATGTTTCATTGCAACGGTTGGTGCTTCCCGTGGACGATGGCGGCCAATGCCGGAACCAATATCTGTTTGCGTAAGGTGGATGCCGGTTTGATATGGCAAGCGATTGAGGAACATCGGGTGACCCACTATTGCGGTGCGCCGATTGTGCATTCGCTGATCGCCAATAACGCACCGGCACACTGGCGGGCCGGACAGGGGACGTATAAAGTCAGTGGCTTGATTGCGGCTGCTCCACCACCGGTAGCCGTCTTGCAGGCAATGGCTGAGATCGGGTTTGAGATTACCCACGTCTATGGCTTGACCGAGACATATGGCCCGGCAGCGGTGTGTGCGAAACAGCCCGATTGGCATCGCTTGCCGATCGAAGAACAGGCACGCTTAAATGGCCGGCAAGGGGTGAATTATCACGCTGAAGAGGCAGTCAGTGTGCTTGATCCGGTAACGATGCAACCGGTGCCGTGGGATGGGCAAACGATGGGTGAGGTAATGTTTCGTGGCAATATTGTGATGAAGGGGTATCTGAAAAACCCGACGGCAACCGAAGCTGCTTTTCGCGATGGATGGTTCCATTCCGGTGATTTGGCCGTCGTACATCCTGATGGCTATATCAAGATTACCGACCGCGCGAAGGATATTATCATTTCGGGTGGCGAAAATATTTCGTCGATTGAGGTTGAGGATGCGCTTTATAAACATCCGGCGGTGTTGTTGGCCGCAGTTGTGGCGGCTCCCGATCCGAAGTGGGGTGAGGTGCCGCATGCCTTTATCGAGTTGCGTGATGGGATGACGGTCACTGAGGAGGAGTTGCAGCAGCATTGCCGGAAGTATTTGGCCGGTTATAAGGTTCCGAAGAAGTTTACCTTTGGGCCATTGCCTAAGACCTCGACCGGTAAGATTCAGAAGTATATCTTGCGAGAACAAGCTAAATCTCGACAGGCTATTGCCGATGTTTAA
- a CDS encoding M23 family metallopeptidase — protein MRPSIAIIITLLFIVFSALPRLFNPDQPVLSNWRGSVDQALKVNSINNAAQEALVGVVQPQGRGFDAAMIPSGNPLRVANTVMTQGYGVGTHAPAQVWGAVDLALDGDGDGKADPAGTQNQPVYATHAGRVTLTYDSWPAGNHIWVTNELYRTGYSHLSGFAVSDGQWVNPGDLIGYIGSTGMSSGPHLDYQVWVWRDGRWINQNPLDYGVFAR, from the coding sequence ATGCGACCAAGTATTGCGATTATTATCACGCTTCTATTTATCGTCTTCAGCGCTCTACCGCGCTTGTTCAACCCTGACCAACCCGTGCTGAGCAATTGGCGTGGTTCGGTTGATCAGGCACTGAAGGTCAATAGTATCAATAACGCAGCGCAGGAAGCGTTAGTCGGCGTGGTACAGCCGCAGGGTCGTGGCTTTGATGCTGCCATGATTCCGAGTGGCAATCCATTACGGGTAGCTAATACTGTCATGACGCAGGGCTATGGTGTGGGTACGCATGCCCCGGCACAGGTTTGGGGCGCTGTCGATCTCGCGCTCGATGGAGATGGCGATGGTAAAGCCGATCCCGCCGGGACGCAGAACCAACCGGTGTATGCAACGCACGCCGGGCGCGTCACCTTAACCTACGATAGCTGGCCGGCAGGAAATCATATCTGGGTGACGAACGAACTCTACCGTACCGGTTACTCGCATCTTAGTGGGTTTGCGGTGAGTGATGGTCAGTGGGTCAATCCCGGCGATCTGATCGGCTATATCGGCTCGACCGGTATGTCAAGTGGGCCACATTTGGATTATCAGGTTTGGGTTTGGCGTGATGGCCGGTGGATAAATCAAAATCCTCTTGATTATGGTGTGTTTGCGCGGTGA
- a CDS encoding glucosaminidase domain-containing protein translates to MSAFSRRNRNRRLGQPLFSIEETESVQRPPRQPLAEVTSDLDALLEQRVQPSRPEEPIGLRVPEDVRSAYRRAQRSRTDAHHRPYQTAKHARLIAPEQSVTDHTTLSAAPSGNTVRPIPSARHAVGAYARSNGSSPTARLVAVSERTPVTLARDTVAVGVDRRLPNHRLADATSVGFTPLPEATDLLLPVRQRSAPWVWAAQANQWPVMVGIGLVSLVIIVVWLVTLSRSPILSFQYAADISQAVPMNAVSLANIPAPGDYRLRSAPSLTPAQIDEILRSYGSPATGTGEIWYRLGLEYNIDPAYAIAFFIHESGAGTNPNWAGMKPDGSTTHNVGNIICAGYPTCYGRFRDYPDWETGIADWYRLIDVEYLRWRGLQTVADIIPIYAPSFENDVQGYIQVVTGLVDRWRSGQIP, encoded by the coding sequence GTGAGTGCCTTCTCTCGCCGCAACCGGAATCGACGCTTAGGCCAACCGCTCTTTTCAATTGAAGAGACGGAGTCTGTTCAGCGTCCCCCAAGGCAACCGCTTGCTGAAGTGACGTCGGATCTCGATGCCTTGCTCGAACAGCGTGTTCAGCCGTCTCGTCCTGAAGAGCCGATCGGGTTGCGTGTGCCCGAGGACGTGAGATCGGCGTACCGACGGGCGCAGCGGAGCCGGACGGATGCTCATCACCGCCCATATCAAACTGCCAAACACGCCCGGCTCATAGCGCCGGAACAGTCTGTCACCGATCACACTACGCTCTCGGCAGCGCCGAGTGGCAACACAGTGCGGCCAATTCCGTCGGCAAGGCATGCTGTTGGTGCTTATGCGAGGAGCAATGGTTCATCGCCAACCGCACGGTTGGTGGCCGTTTCAGAACGAACGCCGGTAACATTAGCCCGAGACACTGTTGCTGTAGGTGTTGATCGGAGACTACCTAACCACCGATTAGCCGATGCGACATCTGTGGGTTTCACACCTCTGCCCGAAGCAACCGATCTGCTCCTGCCGGTAAGGCAGCGTTCTGCTCCATGGGTGTGGGCTGCTCAAGCCAATCAGTGGCCGGTGATGGTAGGGATTGGCTTGGTAAGCCTCGTGATTATTGTTGTTTGGTTAGTGACCTTATCGCGTTCGCCTATCTTGAGCTTTCAGTACGCGGCGGATATTAGCCAAGCGGTACCGATGAATGCTGTCAGTCTCGCCAATATCCCGGCACCAGGTGATTACCGACTGCGTTCGGCGCCAAGTCTGACTCCGGCGCAGATCGATGAAATTCTGCGCAGCTATGGCTCGCCGGCAACCGGTACCGGTGAGATCTGGTACCGCCTTGGGTTGGAGTACAACATCGATCCAGCCTATGCGATAGCTTTCTTCATTCATGAGAGTGGTGCCGGGACGAACCCGAATTGGGCCGGTATGAAGCCCGATGGCAGTACAACGCACAATGTCGGTAACATCATTTGTGCCGGTTATCCGACGTGCTATGGCCGGTTTCGTGATTACCCCGACTGGGAGACCGGGATTGCCGATTGGTATCGGCTTATCGATGTCGAGTATCTTCGTTGGCGTGGTTTGCAAACCGTGGCTGACATTATTCCGATTTATGCACCGTCGTTTGAAAATGACGTGCAGGGCTACATACAGGTTGTGACCGGTCTGGTCGATCGGTGGCGGAGTGGTCAAATTCCCTAG
- a CDS encoding succinate dehydrogenase cytochrome b subunit — translation MTGVLTLTRTSVGKKVIMAVTGFILVGFVVFHMYGNLKMYQGPEVYNAYAAGLRSLGYPVFGHEHLLWIARVILLASVFLHIWAATSLTLQSQRSLRASSISAIRRYGQHKRQSSYADYTMRFGGVLIFFFIVYHILHLTFGVVGYEQGQFIHPHGDVYETYNNVVYGFQNPLIVGFYLLTMVFLGLHLYHGVWSMFQTLGWNNRTYDRLLRGLAILVAAAVFIGNVSFPLAVFFGFVA, via the coding sequence ATGACAGGAGTGCTCACCCTCACCCGCACGTCGGTCGGCAAGAAGGTGATAATGGCCGTAACCGGCTTCATTCTCGTCGGTTTTGTTGTGTTTCACATGTACGGCAATCTGAAAATGTATCAGGGTCCCGAAGTCTATAATGCGTATGCCGCCGGCCTGCGATCACTCGGTTATCCCGTCTTCGGACACGAACACCTCCTGTGGATTGCGCGCGTCATCCTGTTGGCGTCGGTCTTTTTGCATATCTGGGCCGCAACCAGCCTGACATTACAGAGTCAACGCAGCCTACGGGCCAGCAGTATTTCGGCTATCCGGCGCTACGGACAGCACAAGCGCCAATCGAGCTACGCCGACTACACGATGCGGTTCGGCGGGGTATTGATCTTCTTCTTCATCGTATATCACATTCTCCACCTGACTTTTGGCGTTGTTGGCTACGAGCAGGGTCAGTTCATCCATCCGCACGGCGATGTGTATGAGACCTACAACAACGTCGTGTACGGGTTTCAGAATCCGCTGATCGTCGGTTTCTATTTGCTGACGATGGTTTTTCTTGGGCTACACCTGTACCACGGCGTCTGGAGTATGTTCCAAACCCTTGGTTGGAACAATCGCACCTACGATCGGCTGTTACGCGGGTTAGCAATCTTGGTAGCGGCAGCCGTCTTTATCGGTAATGTCTCCTTCCCGTTGGCGGTCTTTTTTGGTTTTGTTGCGTAA
- a CDS encoding fumarate reductase/succinate dehydrogenase flavoprotein subunit encodes MSETKNETTVRTGTRQVEFVSVLDSKVPSGPIEQRWDKHRFEMKLVNPANRRKYTIIVVGSGLAGASAAATLGEAGYNVLCFCYQDSPRRAHSIAAQGGINAAKNYRNDGDSIYRLFYDTIKGGDFRARESNVYRLAQVSVNIIDQCVAQGVPFAREYGGLLDNRSFGGAQVARTFYARGQTGQQLLLGAYQALSRQIAAGTVKMFPRTEMLDLVVVDGRARGIITRDLVTGKITRHVADAVVLATGGYGNVFYLSTNAKGCNATAIWRAHRRGAFFGNPCFTQIHPTCIPISGEYQSKLTLMSESLRNDGRIWVPKKKGDTRRPQDIPESERDYYLEERYPSFGNLVPRDIASRAAKQVCDEGRGVGPGGLGVYLDFSDAIKRLGRQKIAERYGNLFDMYKQITGEDPYETPMRIYPAVHYTMGGLWVDYNLQSTIPGLFVIGEANFSDHGANRLGASALMQGLADGYFILPYTIANFLAQVKPGGISIDRPEFAAVEAEVQQRINRLLSIRGKRTVDSFHRELGKLMWDKCGMARNAQGLREALARIPEIRAEFWENVNVPGEAGDLNQALEKAGRVADFLELAELMCIDALHREESCGGHFREEYQTPDGEALRNDEQFSYVAAWEFTGDTAKPRLHKEPLVFEYVKPTQRSYK; translated from the coding sequence ATGAGCGAGACGAAGAATGAGACGACGGTTCGCACCGGTACCCGGCAGGTCGAGTTTGTGAGTGTCCTCGACTCGAAAGTACCGAGCGGTCCTATTGAGCAACGCTGGGATAAGCACCGCTTCGAAATGAAGTTGGTCAACCCGGCCAATCGCCGTAAGTATACGATTATTGTGGTCGGTTCCGGGCTGGCCGGAGCGTCAGCCGCAGCTACCCTTGGCGAGGCGGGCTACAACGTGCTCTGCTTCTGCTATCAGGATAGTCCGCGCCGCGCACATAGCATCGCTGCACAGGGTGGGATTAACGCCGCGAAAAATTATCGCAACGACGGTGACAGCATCTACCGCCTCTTCTACGATACGATTAAGGGTGGCGACTTCCGTGCTCGCGAGAGTAACGTCTATCGGCTGGCTCAAGTTTCGGTGAATATTATCGACCAGTGCGTTGCCCAAGGTGTGCCGTTCGCCCGTGAATATGGCGGTCTGCTCGATAACCGCTCGTTCGGTGGTGCCCAGGTGGCCCGTACTTTCTATGCTCGTGGTCAAACGGGGCAGCAATTGTTGCTCGGAGCGTACCAGGCGCTGAGCCGTCAGATCGCAGCCGGTACGGTGAAGATGTTCCCTCGCACCGAGATGCTCGATCTGGTGGTCGTCGATGGCCGGGCACGCGGTATCATTACCCGTGATCTCGTGACCGGCAAGATTACGCGCCATGTTGCCGATGCAGTGGTACTGGCGACCGGTGGTTATGGGAATGTCTTCTACCTCAGCACTAATGCCAAAGGCTGTAATGCAACGGCCATTTGGCGGGCCCACCGTCGCGGTGCTTTCTTCGGTAACCCATGCTTTACCCAGATTCACCCGACCTGTATTCCTATCAGCGGCGAATATCAGAGTAAATTGACACTCATGTCGGAGTCGCTGCGGAACGATGGCCGGATTTGGGTACCGAAGAAGAAAGGTGATACTCGCCGACCACAGGATATTCCCGAGTCCGAGCGCGATTACTACCTCGAGGAGCGCTACCCTAGCTTCGGTAATCTGGTGCCACGCGATATTGCCTCACGGGCCGCCAAGCAAGTCTGTGACGAAGGCCGCGGTGTTGGTCCCGGTGGTCTCGGTGTGTACCTCGACTTTTCTGATGCAATTAAGCGGCTTGGTCGCCAGAAGATTGCCGAACGCTACGGGAATCTGTTTGACATGTACAAGCAGATTACCGGTGAAGACCCCTACGAAACGCCTATGCGCATCTATCCCGCCGTACACTATACGATGGGCGGGTTGTGGGTCGATTACAATTTGCAGAGCACGATTCCCGGCCTCTTTGTGATCGGTGAGGCAAACTTCTCCGATCACGGCGCCAATCGACTCGGTGCGTCGGCGTTGATGCAGGGTTTGGCCGACGGCTACTTCATCCTGCCCTATACCATCGCCAACTTCCTTGCTCAAGTCAAACCCGGTGGGATAAGCATCGACCGGCCTGAGTTCGCCGCAGTGGAAGCTGAAGTCCAACAGCGGATTAATCGGCTACTCAGCATTCGCGGTAAGCGCACCGTCGATTCCTTCCACCGCGAATTGGGTAAGCTCATGTGGGATAAATGCGGCATGGCACGCAACGCCCAAGGCTTGCGCGAGGCGTTGGCCCGCATCCCCGAGATCCGTGCCGAGTTCTGGGAGAACGTGAATGTACCCGGTGAGGCCGGTGATCTGAATCAGGCTCTTGAGAAGGCTGGCCGTGTCGCCGATTTTCTCGAATTGGCCGAGCTGATGTGTATCGATGCCCTCCATCGCGAGGAGTCGTGTGGTGGTCACTTCCGCGAAGAGTATCAAACCCCTGATGGCGAAGCGCTGCGCAACGATGAGCAGTTCTCGTATGTAGCAGCGTGGGAGTTTACCGGCGATACCGCCAAGCCCCGTCTGCACAAGGAACCGCTTGTGTTTGAATACGTCAAGCCGACTCAGCGCAGCTATAAGTAG